The sequence CCGCTAGCTCCGAGCCGGGGTATCATGCTGCCCATGCCGGAGACGGGCGTGGGTTGGGCGTGACCCCGGCTTTCGCTTCAACTCTCGTCGGCCTCGGCTTCATCGGCGCTTTCACATCGGGGCTGGTCGGGGTCGGCGGCGCCATCGTCATGATCCCGCTGGTGTTCTACGTGCCGCCCCTCCTCGGCGTGGGCGGCCTCGACATCAAGATGGTCGCGGGCGTGACCATGGCGCAGGTGCTGGCGGGCTCCGCGATGGGCGCGTGGACGCATGGCCGCGGCGCCATGGTCCATGGCGGCCTGGCTCTGTGGGGCGGAACGGCCATGGCCCTGGGCTCGCTCGCGGGCGCCGTGGCCTCTCGCTTCGTGGGCGGGCGGGTCTTGCTGATCGTCTTCGCCATCATGGCGACGGCCGCGCTGCCCCTCATGTTCGTCGAGCCCGCCGAGGCGGGCCCCGAGGTGAGCGCGGAGCCCATGCCCTTCAACCGGGCCGGGGCCGTGTGCATCCCCGGAGCCGTCGGGCTGCTGTCGGGACTGGTGGGGGCCGGCGGAGCCTTTCTGCTCGTGCCGATGCTCGTCGCGATCATGCGGGTGCCGCTGCGGCTCAGCATCGGCACCTCGCTCGCCATTGCCGGGGCGGGCGCGCTCCTGGGATTCCTGGGCAAGCTCGCCACGGGCCAGGTGCCCCTCATTCCCACCATCGCCGTGGTGGCGGGCTCATTGCCTGGCGCGAGCCTGGGCGCGCACCTGAGCCGGCGCGCTCCGGTGGGAGTGCTGCGGGTGGTGCTCGGCGCGGTCATTGCCCTGGCCGCGGCCCGCGTCTGGCTGGACGTGATCCTTCACTAGCGGATAGCAGAGACTCGGAGTTCGAGCGGAGACGGGGCCGAGGAGCCGGAGGCGACGAGCCCGGCGAGGCGAGGGCTGAGACGAGATGCGTTACGGCTTTGTCATCGATCAAAGAAAGTGCATTGGGTGCCACGCGTGCACGGTGGCCTGCAAGGAGGAGAACCAGGTGCCGCTCGGGGTCAACCGCACCTGGGTCAAGTACATCGAGAAGGGGACGTTCCCGGACACGCGTCGCTACTTCTCCGTCATGCGCTGTAATCACTGTGACAACGCGCCGTGCGTGACCATCTGCCCCACGGTGGCGCTCTACCGCCGGCCCGACGGCATCGTGGATTTCGATGGCGACCGCTGCATCGGCTGCAAGTCGTGCATGCAGGCCTGCCCCTACGACGCGCTCTACATCGATCCCGAGACGCAGACGGCGGCCAAGTGCCACTACTGCGCGCATCGGGTCGAGGTCGCCCTCGAGCCCGCCTGCGTCATCGTGTGTCCCGTGCAGGCCATCATCCCCGGTGATCTCGACGATCCGAATTCGCGCATCGCTCGCCTCATGGCGTCTCAGCAGGTGTCCGTGCGCAAGCCGGAGCTGGGGACACAGCCCAAGCTCTTTTATCTCGGCGCCGACGAGGCCTCGCTGACTCCGGCCATGCAGGAGCGCGGCGGGCGCTATGCCTTCGCGGAAGGCAGCCGCATTCCCATGCCGGGACGGTCGAATGTCGCCGGTGCCGCGCCGGCGACCTCGAGCGGCCACGAGGGCGTGGATCTCCTGCGCATGGCGCGAACGGTCTACGACGTCGCGCACGCCGAGCGGCCCTGGGGCTGGAAGGTGTCCACCTATCTCTGGACCAAGTCTGTTGCCGCGGGGTCGCTGCTCGTGGCGGCGCTGGCGGTGATCGGCGGGCTCCCGAGCGCGGGGACCCTGGCGGGACTCGCGGCACCGCTCATCAGCCTGATTTTCCTCGCGTTGACGACAGGACTGCTCGTCCTGGACCTCAAGCGCCCCGAGCGCTTTCTCTATCTTCTCTTCAAGCCCAACGGGCGCTCCTGGCTCGTCTGGGGCGGATGGATCTTGATGGTGCACGGGATTCTCGCGATCTTGTGGCTCGGGGCGGGTTGGGCCCAGAGCGATCGGTCACTGATCATCCTCGCGTTGCCCATGCTGATCACTGCTGCGGCCTCGGCCGGCTACAGCGCCTTTCTCTTCGGCCAGGCCGAGGGCCGAGACTTCTGGCAGAGCCCCCTGGTACTCCCAGATCTCCTCGTTTCGGCGTGTCTCGCCGGAAGTGCGAGCATCCTCGTCACCTCCCGGTTGCTCGGCGTTCTAGTCGATTTCCCGAGAGGACCGGCCGTGGGCATTCACACGGCCGCCCAGCTCGGCGATGCTGATCTCGCGCTGGCCAGCTTCTTTGTCCTCGGAGCTTCGCTGGTTCTCCACGGGCTCCTCGTGTTCGCGGAGCTCGTGGGCTCTCATTCCACGGAGGATGCTCGGCGGGCCGCGCGGTGGCTCGCGCGTGGACCGTGCCGCGGCCGGTTTGCCGGGGGTGTGGTCTTCGGAGGAATCGCGTTGCCCCTCGCCCTCCTCTTCATACCGTGGCCATCAGCGTGGGCCCTCGGCGCCGTGCTTGCCCTGGGCGGGCTCTGGCTCTGGGAAGATCTCTGGGTGCGCGCGGGTCAGGCGCTGCCGCTCTCGTGAGGCCCTGATGACCGACACGACGGCCGATCCGCTTCACCCGCACGCGCGCGACCTCGACCCACCGGCCTCGGGGCTCAACCGCTATCCGCCCGTCATGCGCTGGGACGACTGGGAAGAGTACGACGCCAAGGCCTGGCCCAAGCGGGTCCCGCGCCGCTATTCGCTCATTCCCACCATCTGCTTCAACTGCGAGGCCGCCTGCGGCCTCCTGGCCTATGTGGACAAGCAGACGCTCAAGATCCAGAAGTTCGAGGGCAACCCCGAGCATCCCGGCAGCCGCGGGCGCAATTGCGCCAAGGGACCCGCCACCCTCAACCAAGTGCAGGATCCGGAGCGCATCCTGTATCCCCTCAGGCGTGCCGGGAGGCGCGGTGAAGGACAGTGGGAGCGCGTGACCTGGAGCGAGGTCCTGGACGACATCGGCGGGCGCATCCGCAAGGCACTCGTCGAGGGCAGGCAGAAGGAAATCATGTACCACCTGGGCCGGCCCGGGCACGAGCTCGTCTATCTCCAGCGCGTCTTCCATGCCTGGGGCATCGACGGCCACAACAGCCATACCAACGTCTGCTCGGCCTCCGCGCGGGCCGGCTATGCCTTCTGGCACGGCTTCGACCGGCCCTCGCCTGATCATGGCAACGCGCGCTTCATCCTGCTGCTGTCTTCCCACCTCGAGGCGGGGCACTACTTCAACCCGCATGCGCAGCGGATCATCGAAGGCAAGATGGCCGGGGCCAAGGTGTGCGTGGTCGACACGCGGCTGAGCAATACGGCCTCCATGGCCGACTACTGGCTCTCGCCGTGGCCGGGCACGGAAGCCGCGCTCCTCCTGGCCTTCGTCCACGTCCTGCTCCGCGACGGCACCTGGGACCGCGAGTTCGTCCGCCGCTGGGTCAACTGGGAGGAGTACCTGATCCAGGAGCGCCCCGGCGCGCCCGTGGACTTCAAGGAGTTCGAGGGGGCGCTGGAGGAGATCTACGCAGCCTACACGCCGCAGTTCGCCGAGACGGAGACCGGCGTGCCCGCCGGCCGCATCGAGGAGGTGGCGCGCGAGATCGGCCGCTGCGGCGGGGCGCTCTCGAGCCATGTCTGGCGCAACGCCTCGGCGGGCAACCTCTTCGGCTGGGAAGTCGCGCGCGCCCTCGAGCTGGTGGTCGTCCTCATGGGGGCCGTCGCCTCGCCGGGCGGCACGGCACCGAGCGCCTGGAACAAGGCCGTGCCCGCTCCGCCCATGATGCCGCCCCCCGCCAAGGTGTGGAGCGAGCTCCTCATGCCGCGCGAGTACCCGCTGGCCTTCTTCGAGATGAGCTTTCTCCTGCCGCACTTCCTCAAGGAAGGCCGGGGCAAGCTCGCCATGTACTTCACGCGCGTGTACAACCCCGTGTGGACCAACCCCGACGGCATGTCGTGGATCGAGATGCTGACGGATGAGTCCCGGGTCGAGCGCCACGCCTGTCTCAGTCCCATCTGGAGCGAGACGGCATGGTTCGCCGATTACGTCTTGCCCATGGGGCATGCCTCGGAGCGGCACGACCTCATGAGCCAGGAGACGCACGCGGCGCGCTGGATCGGGTTCCGCCAGCCCGTGCTCCGCGTGGCCCTCGAGCGCCAGGGCAAGGTCTTCGACTCGACGTGGGAGGCGCACGAGGCGGCGGGGCTGGGGCAGGTGTGGGAGGAAGACGAGTTCTGGATCGAGCTCTCCTGGCGTATCGATCCCGACGGGACCCTCGGCATCCGCAAGTATTTCGAGTCGCCGTACCGACCGGGGGAGAAGCTGCGCGTCAACGAGCTCTATCAGTGGATCTTCGAGCACAGCGTGCCCGGTCTGCCCGAGGCCGCGGCGGAGCAGGGGCTGACGCCGCTGGCGTACATGCGGAAGTACGGCGCGTTCCTGATCGCCGATCACGTCTATCGCACACACGAGACGCTGCTGTCGGAGGCGGAGCGTGAGGGAGCGGCGGTGGACCCGGTGACGCGGGTGGCCGCGAAGAGCGGCGCGGGCATCGGCGTGCTGGTCGACGGCCAGCTCCGGGCCGGCTTCCCGACGCCCTCGCGCAAGCTCGAGTTCTATTCTCCGACCCTCAAGGACTGGAAGTGGCCCGAGCACGCCGTGCCCACCTATGCGCGGAGCCACGTCCACTGGTCCCAGATCGACCGGACGCGCGGCGAAATGCTGCTCCTGCCGACCTTCAGGCTGCCCACCCTCATCCACTCGCGCTCGGGCAATGCCAAGTGGCTCTACGAAATCTCGCACAACAATCCCCTCTGGCTTCACCCGGAGGACGCGGGGCGATTCGGCGTCGGCACGGGCGATCTCCTCAAGGTCGAGACGGAGATCGGCTTCTTCGTGGACAAGGTCTGGGTGACCGAGTCCATCCGCCCGGGGATCGTCGCCTGCTCGCATCACCTCGGCCGATGGCGGCTTCGCGAGGAGATGGGCGGCGAGCGCTGGTCGACGGCCCTGGTCGACCTCCAGGCGCAGGCGCCGGGGCAGTGGAGGATGCGCCATGTCCACGGAGTCCGGCCCTTCGAGAGCGCGGATCCGGACTCCTCGCGCGTGTGGTGGGAGGATCCCGGCGTCCACCAGAACCTGACCTTTCCCGTCCACCCCGACCCGGTGAGCGGGCAGCACTGCTGGCATCAAAAGGTGCGCGTGGGCCGGCCGGCCGCTGACGATCGCTACGGCGATGTCTTCGTGGACACCAATCGGGCGCATGAGGTCTACCGGCAGTGGCTGGCCATGACGCGTCCCGCCCCGGGACCCGGCGGCCTCCGCCGGCCCCTGTGGCTGCCGCGCGCGTTCAAGCCCGATGCCGCAACATATCGGCTGGAGCCGTGACGCTTTGACTTGGCGCGCCGGCGCGGCATGATTAGGCCATGACCGATCGCCGATTGACCCGGAGGGAGTTGCTGGCGACCGCGGCCGCGGCGGGCATGGCATGCGCCTGGATGCGGCATGAGGCGGACGCCCAGGGCTTCCTCGCCAACCTGGCTCCCGAGGAGTCGGTGGAGGCGACCATCAAGCGGCTTTTCGCCGGTCGGGCGCTCCGAGACGGCTCCGCCGTCATGACGCTCGAGGCTCCGCTCATCGCCGAGGACGGCGGCAATGTCCCGTTGGCCGTCGAGGTCAAGTCGCCGATGACGCCGCAGAGCTACGTCAAGGCCATCTATATCCTCTCGGACAAGAACCCCCGGCCCCTGAATGCCAAGCTCACTCTGACCCCGGCCTGCGGCCAGGCCTATGTCGCGACCAACATTCGTCTGGCCGACACGGGCGACGTGCGCGTCGTGGCCGAGATGCAGGACGGCGCGCTCTTGATGGTCAAGCGGAGTATCCGTGTCGTCGTGGCGGGGTGCGCGGCATGAGCGCGCTCGGCCAGGTCCGAATCAAGCTGCCCGCGGGCATCGCTCGCGGCTCCGTGGCCCGGGTGCGGGTCGTCTGCATTCATCCCAATGAGCGCGTGGAGCGCCAGGGCGGCAAGTCGGTGGACAAGAACTATCGATTCATTAATCGTGTGGTCGTGAACTACCTCGGACGCGACATCGCGGAGCTCGACACCTCCACCTCCATCGGCGAGAACCCGGCCTTTACCATCCCCTTCCGCGCCACCGAGCCGGGCGCGCTCAAGATCACCTTCCTTGACACGCATGGGTCGCGCTTCGAGGGCACGGCCGAGGTGAAGCTCGCGTGAGACCGCGCGGGCTCTGGGCCATGATGGCCCTGGCGGGGATGACCGTCAGCGTCGGCATTCCTCCGGTCCCGGCCCAGATCGACGATGAGGACGAGCGCCAGCGCGAGCAGGCTCGCGATCGAGACATTCAGCGAAAAGTTCCGCCCTGGCTCTATGACCTCTACCGGAAGGATCGCGACCGCGACAAGCCAAAGGAGAAGACCGAGCTCGACAAGCTGGTCGAGCAGGCCAGGGTCTTCCCCCTCATCGGCCGCGAGCCGCCACCCTTCTCGCTCCTTCGCCTCGACGGCCGCCGGGTCGCCCTCTCCGACTTCACCGGGCACGTGGTCGTGCTCTACTTCTGGACGACGGCCTCCTCCTATGGCGCCGACGAGCTCGCCTCACGGATGGAAAAAGTCCAGCGCGAGTGGCGCGACCGGAAGTTCACCGTCCTCGCCGTCAACGTCAAGGAGAAGAGAGAGGACGTCGCCCCCTGGGTGCAGAAGCGCCTGCTCTCGCCCGTGGTGCTCCTCGACAGTGACGGCGGCGTCAGCCAGGACTATCGCGTTCGCGCCATTCCCACGGCGTACGTGATAGGCCGCGACATGAGACTGGTCGGCCGCGTGTCGGGGACTCGCGCCTGGGACGAAGGGCCGGAAAAGGCCCTGCTGGACTACCTCGTCAAAGCGCCGGCCAGCTAGTCGCCTGGCCAAGTGATTCCCATGCCCTCGCGAGCAAGGATGTTCCGCTTCGAGCGCCGGCTTCGCCGGCGCCATTCTCAAATTGCTCGCCTCGGACGGCAGGGCTTCCTCATACGGCTCGCCTCGCACGCGGGGGCCCCAGCCCCCAGCCGTGCTGCGGCTCGTACTGCGCCCGCGACGTCCTGCGGCTCGCCCTGCGTCGGGGGGAGGTTTCGGAAGGGGGGCGGAGCCCCCCGCCGAGCTTGCTGACCATCGACCTCGTCGAGACTGACATCCTGATCCTCGGAGCCGGTGGCGCCGGACTCTGCGCCGCCCTCCACGCCGCCGACCATTCTCCGCATCTCTCCGTCACCGTGGTGGTCAAGGGACTTCTCGGCCGCGCGGGCTGCACGCGCATGGTCCAGGGCGGCTACAATGCCGTGCTCGCCGAGCCGGACACCCTCGAGGCCCACTTCCTCGACACCCTCGCGGGGGGCGGCTGGATCAATGACCAGGAGCTGGTGTGGACACTGGTGACGGAAGCCCCGGGACGCGTGCGCGAGCTCGAGAATCGCTATGGCTGCTTCTTCGACCGGCGCCCCGACGGCCGCATCCATCAGAAGCCCTTCGCCGGCCAGTCGCACGACCGCACCATCCACAAGGGCGATCTGACGGGCATCGAGATCATGAACCGGCTCACGGAGCAGGTGTGGACGCGCCGGTCCATTCGAGCCCTCGAGGAGCACCGGGCGGTGGAGCTCCTCCGGGACGGCGCCGGCCGCGTGGGCGGGGCGCTCCTCCTCGATATCCGGCGGGGGAGCTTTCTCGCCGTGCGCGCCCGGGCCACGCTCCTCGCCATGGGCGGCGGGCCCACCATGTACCGGGTCATCGCGTGTTCCGCCGACAAGGCGGCCGACGGCATCGCGCTGGCCCTCAAGGCCGGCCTGCCCCTCCGGGACATGGAGATGGTGCAGTTCCACCCCACGGGGCTGGTGATGCCCAACTCGCTCATGACGGGCGCTCTGCTCGAAGAGGGTCTGCGCGGAGCGGGTGGGCGCCTGCTCAATGGAAAGGGCGAGCGCTTCATGGGCCGCTACGACGCCACGCGAATGGAGCGCTCGACGCGGGATCGGGTGGCGCGCGCATGTTTCACGGAGGTGCAGGAGGGACGGGGTAGTCCCAATGGCGGCGTGTGGATCGACGTCTCGCACCTCGGCGCCAAGACGGTGGAGGCCAACTTCCGCGGGATGGTCCGGCGCTGTCGTGATTTCGGCCGGGATCTCGCCCGCGAGCCGGTCGAAGTCGGGCCGACCGCCCACTTCATGATGGGCGGGGTGGTGATCGATACGTCTTGCCGCACGAGCGTCGAGGGACTCTTCGCGGCCGGCGAGGATGCGGGCGGCATCCACGGCGCCAACCGCCTCGGCGGCAATGGCGTGGCCGACTCCACCGTCTTCGGGGGCCTGGCGGGCGAGGTCATGGCCGACTGGGTGGTGGGCCGCGCGCTGCCGCGCTTCTCGATGGAAGGGCTCGAGGCGGTTGCCGGGCGTCTGGCCGCCCCCCTCGATCGCGGAGAAGGGGAGAGCCTCTACAGGCTGCAGCAGCGGCTGCGCGACGTGATGTGGGAGCAAGTGGGGCTGATCCGCTCGGCCCCCGGGCTCAAGTCGGCCCTCAAGGAGATCGAGGAGATCGGCCAGCGCGCGGCGGGCGTGCCCGTGCCGGGCGGCCCCACGTACAACCTGGCCTGGCAGGACTGGCTCAACCTCCAGAGCCAGTCCGCCGCGGCCTGGCTCATCGCGCGGAGCGCGCTCGAGCGGAACGAGAGCCGAGGCTCACACTTCCGCTCCGACTATCCTGAGACCGGCTCCGAGCTCTACAGCGTCTCCGTGGGCGCCGACGACAGCTCGGGGCTGCGCGTGTGGACGGAGCCGGTGAAGCTCACGCGTCTCTCGCCCACCGGCACGCGCCAGCCCACGGGCGTGGACGTGGGCGATTGATGCGCCCGCGGCTCTCCCTGGCGCCCTGAGAGCATGCGCGACCGACGAGTGCTCAAGCGGCGGCTCGGCTCGGCCGAGGCCTGGCGGGACACCAAGGCCGGCATGTGGGCCTGGCTCATCCAGCGCCTGGCCGCCCTCGGGCTCCTGGCCGTGATCGCGCTCCATCTGCACAATCCCTTCGCGCGGCCCGTGCAGGCCGCCGTGCTCGCCCTGGTTCTCCTGCATGGGCTGCTGGGCATCCGCGCCATCCTCCTCGACTTCGGCCTGCCCGCCCGCGTGCATCGCGCCCTGTTCCTCCTCGCGCTCGTCGTCGCCCTGGCGGGATTCGTCGCGTTCTGGAGATGGCGATGGTACTGAAGGTCTTCCGCTGGTCGCCGGGCTCACGCGAGCGCTTGCAGAAGTACTGGGTGAAGGCACGCCAGGGCATGACCGTGCTCGATGCCCTCGTCGAGGTCCAGCGCGGCACGGATCCCACGCTGGCCTTCCGCTACGCCTGCCGGGTGGGCATGTGCGGCTCCTGCGGCATGGTCATCAATGGACGGGAGCGGTGGGCCTGCCGCACCTTGCTGTCCAAGCTCGAGCGCGGCGCCGTGACGGTGCGGCCGCTCTACCACTTCCCGCTCATTCGGGACCTCGTGGTGGAGATGGAGCCGATCAAGCGGAAAATGCTCGAGAGCAAGGCCGTGTTCGTGCCGCGGCGGCCCGCCGAAGACGAGGCGGGATTCGCCGCCGTGGGTGGCCGCTCGCGCGAGCGCCGCGCTGTGGATGCCGCCATCGAGTGCATCGGGTGCGGCATGTGCGTCTCGGCCTGCACCATGGTCGCCCATGATCCTCGCTTTCCCGGTCCCGCCGCCCTCAATCGGGTCTTCACGCTGCAGCGGGACAGCCGGGACGGGGCGCATGCCGAGCGCGGCGAGGCGCTCCTCGCCGAGGATGTCCTCACGCGCTGCCACACCCAGGCCAATTGCACGGCCGTCTGTCCCATGCAGCTCTCGCCCACCGACTCCATCCTCGCCCTCCGGCGCCGCGCCGTTCTGCGGCTGATAGGCATCAGCCCGCGCTGAACGTTGCCGACAGGGGTACTGGGCCAATTTGCTTCGCCAGATCAATCGAGCCCTCGCCTCATGGCAGGGCCATTCGGCTCGAAGAGCCACGTTCTCGGTCGCCAGCGACGCTCAACGTACATACAGGTACGCCTCGCATCGCTGGCTCCCTCGGGCGTGGCGGTTCGAGCTGAGGGGCGCAGCCCCGAGGCGAGGGCTGAGTAGAATTGGCTCGCAACTTGACCCAGTACCGGGGCGCTTCCTTGACCTCGGGGGAGCGTCATGTTAGCGTTTTGATTAGATTTCACCTGTCGCCTCCTGCCTCGCTTGGTAGGAGGCGATACGTCTGTGTGCGCTCGGTATTTCTGTTGCTCGGTCGGATACGTGGTCATCGAGGAGGGCCCGCCATGGCGGTAGACCAGATCAAGCGGCTCTAC comes from Candidatus Methylomirabilota bacterium and encodes:
- a CDS encoding 4Fe-4S dicluster domain-containing protein, yielding MRYGFVIDQRKCIGCHACTVACKEENQVPLGVNRTWVKYIEKGTFPDTRRYFSVMRCNHCDNAPCVTICPTVALYRRPDGIVDFDGDRCIGCKSCMQACPYDALYIDPETQTAAKCHYCAHRVEVALEPACVIVCPVQAIIPGDLDDPNSRIARLMASQQVSVRKPELGTQPKLFYLGADEASLTPAMQERGGRYAFAEGSRIPMPGRSNVAGAAPATSSGHEGVDLLRMARTVYDVAHAERPWGWKVSTYLWTKSVAAGSLLVAALAVIGGLPSAGTLAGLAAPLISLIFLALTTGLLVLDLKRPERFLYLLFKPNGRSWLVWGGWILMVHGILAILWLGAGWAQSDRSLIILALPMLITAAASAGYSAFLFGQAEGRDFWQSPLVLPDLLVSACLAGSASILVTSRLLGVLVDFPRGPAVGIHTAAQLGDADLALASFFVLGASLVLHGLLVFAELVGSHSTEDARRAARWLARGPCRGRFAGGVVFGGIALPLALLFIPWPSAWALGAVLALGGLWLWEDLWVRAGQALPLS
- a CDS encoding succinate dehydrogenase/fumarate reductase iron-sulfur subunit, which codes for MVLKVFRWSPGSRERLQKYWVKARQGMTVLDALVEVQRGTDPTLAFRYACRVGMCGSCGMVINGRERWACRTLLSKLERGAVTVRPLYHFPLIRDLVVEMEPIKRKMLESKAVFVPRRPAEDEAGFAAVGGRSRERRAVDAAIECIGCGMCVSACTMVAHDPRFPGPAALNRVFTLQRDSRDGAHAERGEALLAEDVLTRCHTQANCTAVCPMQLSPTDSILALRRRAVLRLIGISPR
- a CDS encoding TlpA disulfide reductase family protein, whose product is MRPRGLWAMMALAGMTVSVGIPPVPAQIDDEDERQREQARDRDIQRKVPPWLYDLYRKDRDRDKPKEKTELDKLVEQARVFPLIGREPPPFSLLRLDGRRVALSDFTGHVVVLYFWTTASSYGADELASRMEKVQREWRDRKFTVLAVNVKEKREDVAPWVQKRLLSPVVLLDSDGGVSQDYRVRAIPTAYVIGRDMRLVGRVSGTRAWDEGPEKALLDYLVKAPAS
- a CDS encoding thiosulfate oxidation carrier protein SoxY, with amino-acid sequence MTDRRLTRRELLATAAAAGMACAWMRHEADAQGFLANLAPEESVEATIKRLFAGRALRDGSAVMTLEAPLIAEDGGNVPLAVEVKSPMTPQSYVKAIYILSDKNPRPLNAKLTLTPACGQAYVATNIRLADTGDVRVVAEMQDGALLMVKRSIRVVVAGCAA
- a CDS encoding molybdopterin-dependent oxidoreductase, encoding MTDTTADPLHPHARDLDPPASGLNRYPPVMRWDDWEEYDAKAWPKRVPRRYSLIPTICFNCEAACGLLAYVDKQTLKIQKFEGNPEHPGSRGRNCAKGPATLNQVQDPERILYPLRRAGRRGEGQWERVTWSEVLDDIGGRIRKALVEGRQKEIMYHLGRPGHELVYLQRVFHAWGIDGHNSHTNVCSASARAGYAFWHGFDRPSPDHGNARFILLLSSHLEAGHYFNPHAQRIIEGKMAGAKVCVVDTRLSNTASMADYWLSPWPGTEAALLLAFVHVLLRDGTWDREFVRRWVNWEEYLIQERPGAPVDFKEFEGALEEIYAAYTPQFAETETGVPAGRIEEVAREIGRCGGALSSHVWRNASAGNLFGWEVARALELVVVLMGAVASPGGTAPSAWNKAVPAPPMMPPPAKVWSELLMPREYPLAFFEMSFLLPHFLKEGRGKLAMYFTRVYNPVWTNPDGMSWIEMLTDESRVERHACLSPIWSETAWFADYVLPMGHASERHDLMSQETHAARWIGFRQPVLRVALERQGKVFDSTWEAHEAAGLGQVWEEDEFWIELSWRIDPDGTLGIRKYFESPYRPGEKLRVNELYQWIFEHSVPGLPEAAAEQGLTPLAYMRKYGAFLIADHVYRTHETLLSEAEREGAAVDPVTRVAAKSGAGIGVLVDGQLRAGFPTPSRKLEFYSPTLKDWKWPEHAVPTYARSHVHWSQIDRTRGEMLLLPTFRLPTLIHSRSGNAKWLYEISHNNPLWLHPEDAGRFGVGTGDLLKVETEIGFFVDKVWVTESIRPGIVACSHHLGRWRLREEMGGERWSTALVDLQAQAPGQWRMRHVHGVRPFESADPDSSRVWWEDPGVHQNLTFPVHPDPVSGQHCWHQKVRVGRPAADDRYGDVFVDTNRAHEVYRQWLAMTRPAPGPGGLRRPLWLPRAFKPDAATYRLEP
- a CDS encoding succinate dehydrogenase, which produces MRDRRVLKRRLGSAEAWRDTKAGMWAWLIQRLAALGLLAVIALHLHNPFARPVQAAVLALVLLHGLLGIRAILLDFGLPARVHRALFLLALVVALAGFVAFWRWRWY
- a CDS encoding sulfite exporter TauE/SafE family protein, whose amino-acid sequence is ASSEPGYHAAHAGDGRGLGVTPAFASTLVGLGFIGAFTSGLVGVGGAIVMIPLVFYVPPLLGVGGLDIKMVAGVTMAQVLAGSAMGAWTHGRGAMVHGGLALWGGTAMALGSLAGAVASRFVGGRVLLIVFAIMATAALPLMFVEPAEAGPEVSAEPMPFNRAGAVCIPGAVGLLSGLVGAGGAFLLVPMLVAIMRVPLRLSIGTSLAIAGAGALLGFLGKLATGQVPLIPTIAVVAGSLPGASLGAHLSRRAPVGVLRVVLGAVIALAAARVWLDVILH
- a CDS encoding thiosulfate oxidation carrier complex protein SoxZ produces the protein MSALGQVRIKLPAGIARGSVARVRVVCIHPNERVERQGGKSVDKNYRFINRVVVNYLGRDIAELDTSTSIGENPAFTIPFRATEPGALKITFLDTHGSRFEGTAEVKLA
- a CDS encoding FAD-dependent oxidoreductase translates to MLTIDLVETDILILGAGGAGLCAALHAADHSPHLSVTVVVKGLLGRAGCTRMVQGGYNAVLAEPDTLEAHFLDTLAGGGWINDQELVWTLVTEAPGRVRELENRYGCFFDRRPDGRIHQKPFAGQSHDRTIHKGDLTGIEIMNRLTEQVWTRRSIRALEEHRAVELLRDGAGRVGGALLLDIRRGSFLAVRARATLLAMGGGPTMYRVIACSADKAADGIALALKAGLPLRDMEMVQFHPTGLVMPNSLMTGALLEEGLRGAGGRLLNGKGERFMGRYDATRMERSTRDRVARACFTEVQEGRGSPNGGVWIDVSHLGAKTVEANFRGMVRRCRDFGRDLAREPVEVGPTAHFMMGGVVIDTSCRTSVEGLFAAGEDAGGIHGANRLGGNGVADSTVFGGLAGEVMADWVVGRALPRFSMEGLEAVAGRLAAPLDRGEGESLYRLQQRLRDVMWEQVGLIRSAPGLKSALKEIEEIGQRAAGVPVPGGPTYNLAWQDWLNLQSQSAAAWLIARSALERNESRGSHFRSDYPETGSELYSVSVGADDSSGLRVWTEPVKLTRLSPTGTRQPTGVDVGD